Genomic DNA from Elgaria multicarinata webbii isolate HBS135686 ecotype San Diego chromosome 2, rElgMul1.1.pri, whole genome shotgun sequence:
tggtttaaggtgtctcctgaacggggccaataactTGTAGCTACAAATCTGTTGTTGATGGTTATTATGGCTGGCTTTCCTATTATTGTTATCTAGCCAGATTTTCTTGCATGTTGACCTTGTGTGTCTTTCAGGCTTGTGTTTTAGTCTGATGTATATGCAAATGCCTGGGGGCTGTCTTTACGGAGCcgggttggcactgcctccctccaaaaccaCGCAGTCTTTGTCTCTCGGGGTGGGATCAGAtaatcccaacaccaaggagggagGCGGGGGGTTCTGGCGACCACCCAGGTACttgagcccccctccccgccctcttcctggtggaaggcaaccaatttcggttgccttccaccagggactccCCCTAGTTTGGACCCGGAGCGACATCAGATGGAGGAAGACTGTACTGACATCGCttccattgaaaaagttgggataagtctctttttcaatgtgcagctttgcaggaaagtcccacagtggctgcaaagctgcgtcTGCGTCGTATACCTGACGCAGCACAGATCTACAGCCACTGCGGGACTTCTCCCCGTGTACAGACAGCCTCCTGGTTGGCTATCGAGCAATAATCTGAACTGAACTTTGTAAACGTAACACAAACCAGTGGGCTGAAATCACTCGCCCCTTGTTCCAACCACCCACTGCTCTTTTCGCCTGCGTGTATGAACCCAGCACATTTCTGCCTCAGTGAatgcaggcagagaaggaggctgttCTGTATGAATCAAAGGATCTGTAGAAAACAAAGTAAGGATCAACACAGGGTTCAGATGTCTTTTAACACACGCACATATGGCCAAAGAGGAGCAGTGTAACCAACACTTGCTCCAGATGTCTTGTTTCTACGCGCTTGAAGCTGTCACAGTTAAAAACAGGCGGTCTTATTCCTCTCTTAAAAACTAGCACTCTGGTCTTTGCTTTGCCACTTAAAAGGCACTAGTGTCAAACGTTTGGAGGTTCAAGTGACATCAGTTAAGCAGTCCCTTCAGATTTAAATATGTGCATTTCTTTTTAGAAcgagaaacagaaaaaaacccacaacaacaacaacaacaacaacagcattctGGGAAAGTATTTACACGAAGCACCTTGTTTCATTTCAGGAGGGAGATGTGCGCATGACCGCTAGCACAGGGCTCACCCACGGTATGCTTGCAGGAGAGCTTCATTTTGGCATATTAGTGCACATCTGGAAAGGTAAAAGCAGCACCGGAGATCGAGAAAAGGTTCTGCATAGAGCAAGGCTTGGCGGGTCGTTCTGCTATGCAACACCGGGCTTGTAAATAGCCGCTCGCCCGGTGCATTATGGCAAGTGAAGATGGCCTTCAGGTGACCAAGCATAAAAACATTTGTAAACTGGAAAAGagctggtgtgggtgtgtgtgtgattttcctgGTAGatccttgagagagagagagtaaacattttgaaatgtttacctggggaggggggaggttgcaCAGGTTTGCCACAGGGTATGTCTTGGGGCACACCAGATGTGCCAGGCGCACGACGCACTCCATCCCCGTAAAATTACATGTTACGTTGAGCACCCTGTTTAGCGTTGCATCAATTTCTTTCAACCCTCTTTCGCCCTGTGGGCTGAACTTAATTCCGGGGAAGCTTTCTCCAGAAGTGGGCGTGGCTAAAttcaaaaaggggtggggccaaaaaaagCACAGTTTAGCTTAACGCTTTCAGTGCCAGTAACTCAGACTTAAGAGgggcattttagaatggggaaaaaactgcacgaACGCCATGAAACCAACAACCAATCAGtaagaggggggcagggggattagGATTgggtccccaggcctgaggtgCTGCACCAAGGTTTTTTAAGCCTTCCCCCTTGCACCATGATCCTGATAAAAACACCCCAATAATATACCGAAAAACTTCCTGATAAGTGTACCTTGGTGCTACTTGGCATTGAAGGAAAGCGGCCGTTGCTGCCTGTGGCAGCGTCCCTCCCATACCCAACAGTAGGGCCGATTTTCAGAAGGAGTGCAGCACAGGCGGAAAGGGTTATCCTTTCCCCTCCGGGCTTCACTGTTCAAATACCTGGAGGGTCTTTTCTCAAGGGAGGGCGTGGGTGAAACCGCCTGTGCCTGTCTTGGCAGATGCTCTCCCTTTGCCACGCCCATCTGCCCCTGGGGCGcgcgagcctcttctgaggcccgGCTGGGCCCAGCAAACGCTCAGCAGCCGCCCACCCTGGCTGCCGAAAgcgtgcactcccccccccccacacacacactgcattaaaGGTGGCCGccatttccagaggctccaggaATCGCTCACTTACCCCCTGCTGAGTTACTGGCGGACGCCATTAATGTGGCGGGGAAAAGTGCATGATTTTGGCAGCCAGGGTGATTGGGTGTGCTTGCGTCGAGCACATCCAACTGGATCcagggggattgggggggggggaaggggtgtccATTGGCCTCCCCGACCCAGTCAGACGTTGGCGACAACCCTAGTCGCATCTGAGCTGACACTGCTTGCGTGAACGAACGTGACCGAGACCCACCAAGAACTTGGTTCCTACATACCcttacacaaatacaaaatacacacacacacacacactcgtccCCCCAGTGGGCATATGTATCGTCATCAACATCAGCATTGTTATTATGTGCGCCCAGCGTGTATTTAGACAGTAGTCATCAGTTTGAGCGAGCCGGATCGAAAGCGGAGGATTTTCTTCTTCAGGTTATGCGAGGCTTTGATCTTCACAAAGGCTTTGGCTGCGTTTTCGTGGAGCTCCGAAGCGGCGGCCACGGCCTGGAGCGGAAGCGTTTGGACAAACTGGGACCAAATGAGCCCCCCGCTCTCGTCCGAGTCGCTGGTGGTGGCGCTTTCGCCGACAAACTCCACCCCGCTCAGGCTAGACTCGCTGTCCCCAAAGCAGTTGGTGGTATAGTTGCTCCTTTCGTCCTCGCTGGTGTCCACCACCGTGGAATGGAAAAGGGACTCGCACTCGGCTGAATACTCCGAGTCGCTGGCCACGTAGGCGTAGGGGCTGACGTAGGGAGGGGGCGCCTGCGAATACACCCCAAGGGCTTCTCTCCGGTTCCTCCTCGCCCTCCGGAGGGCTTCTTCGTAAGACACCTCGGCCGAGAGTTTCCAACGGCGATAGTCAGCCCTCTTGTGCTTGGGTTTCGCAACCACGGGTTCTCGCCCGTGTCCGTGGGGCCGCACCACGGACTTCGGTGCGCCCGGCGGCCGGCTCAGAAGGCTGGCCTCCGGCTGCAGGTGGCCACTTTTCTTCCCTCTCGAGGTGGCCTTTTTCGGCTTCTTATTTGTATCCAAGTCGTCGGGGAAACGGCACTTCTTGCCCGCGGGTTTGCTTTTCTCCCGCCCGGCCTGTGGCCCGTTCTCCAGCACCGGGACCAGATGGGACCTGTGTTTGGCCAATGAACTCTTGAGAATTTTGATGCTCCTGGTGCCTTTGTGGAGTCGGACCGTTTGCGGCTGAGCGGGTATGTACTGGGCATTCACCAACAGCCCTTCCTCCAGGCTCTGAGAAGATGACCCCTCACTCTTGAAATCCAAAGGAGGCCTGGTCTCCTGAGCAATCGAGCAGGCTGTCTGCACCACCCCGTTGCTTTTAAACAGTATCTTTTTGGGCAGCTGGAGAGCTTTGTTGTCCTTCAGGGGCGTCGTGTGCCTGCAAGGGCTTTCTTTTGGACACGCCGCAAAGGTCAGGACGCTTTCCTTGGGGGCGTCGCCCTTGTTTGCCACCGGACAGTGGGCCGCCTCTAGAGGTTTGATGCTCCTTGGCGGATGTTTGCTTTGAAGTTCATGGTTGGCATTTGGTGGGAAGACTGTGGGCGGAAGCGTCTTTTTGGTCTCTAGGTGCTCCGCTTCTCTCGAAAGCTGTTTTAAGGGGGAGAAGGCCCCGTTATCTAGTCCGGCGGGGGTTCCACTGGAATGTGGAAAGGCTGGACTCAAATTCTTAAGACTGGCAGCGTTGTTGTGAGCAACACCAGCCATCTGCCGGACGCACAGGCTCCCGTGTCTCAAAATCCCTTTGGCGGGATCTGCGTTCAGATTCGTCCTCGGTTTGTTAGTCCTCACCGCAAGGGTCTTTTTCTGCACCAGGCTCAAGATGTAGCCGTCCATTTTTCTGTTGGCCACAGGGCAGGCTGCAGAATGGGATTTTTGCGGGAGGCAGGGAGCGCCCGTTTTTGCCAAATCGAGCTCCGGACCAACACAAACATCAACAAGATGGTCATCAGTTcgctcttcctcttctcttgcgGGGTTACAGGTCACCGGCAGAAGGAACATGGGACTCTGGACAGCAACGGCATGTAAGGGGCTGGGATAACGATACACATCATTCCCATTTTTGGACACCAGATCACACTGATATTTCGGATGCACGTCCGCGATGACGTCAAGGGAATTTGAGTGGGGTGTGGATGGAGAGCGAGAGACCATCCCCACGGACTGGTCTTCATGTTGGCTTCCTTTGTTATACTCCAGCCAGCCAATGAGATCTGGAATTgggggtggaagggaggaggaggagaaatgagtAAGGAAATGTTCCATGTTTAATACAAATAATAACGTCTATGACTATAGTAAAGACTCTAGGGgcgtttaatttttgtgaaaagcAAAACTAAGTTTTGTATTCAAAATCCAAATCAGAAAATGGTCAAGGGTACCAGGTTCCCGTAGAATTTGGATTTTGAGGCTGGTGCCCAACTTTCCCCACAtccaaaaaaattgaaattaggGATCCGAGGGCCCCATCCACCTCCCACATCAAAACCTCCCAACAACAGGGGATTTCAAACACCACTCTTTTTTCTAATTAAGGGACTCTGGGTTTcattgacttttttctttttactgaaaACGTGAACGTTTCCATCCAATTTCAAGCCGTAAGTTTGGAAATTTAGTCTATTTTGGCCAAAGTTTGATTTCATTCTTTCAGCTTGTCAGACAGAATTTCCTACGACACACCCACACAGACCTAATTTGGGGGGAAACGGGGTGTGCCGTTTCAGCGGTATAAATTCCCAGTGTCCAGATTATGAAATCCAGCTA
This window encodes:
- the DACT1 gene encoding dapper homolog 1 yields the protein MKASPEQGQSQAAAAAAAAREPDARWPRDGAKSETTEAERLRTRERLEATLAGLAELEFLRQRHELRVQRLLAAGPAAAAAAPLAGSCSEEPPPGDGAAAAPRSLEEKFLEENILLLRRQLNCLRRRDAGLLNQLQELDKQISDLRLDVEKTADEHLETDSRPSSGFYELSDGASGSLSNSSNSVFSECLSTCPSSSCFCSPLDASLNSSDGRPKSADLIGWLEYNKGSQHEDQSVGMVSRSPSTPHSNSLDVIADVHPKYQCDLVSKNGNDVYRYPSPLHAVAVQSPMFLLPVTCNPAREEEERTDDHLVDVCVGPELDLAKTGAPCLPQKSHSAACPVANRKMDGYILSLVQKKTLAVRTNKPRTNLNADPAKGILRHGSLCVRQMAGVAHNNAASLKNLSPAFPHSSGTPAGLDNGAFSPLKQLSREAEHLETKKTLPPTVFPPNANHELQSKHPPRSIKPLEAAHCPVANKGDAPKESVLTFAACPKESPCRHTTPLKDNKALQLPKKILFKSNGVVQTACSIAQETRPPLDFKSEGSSSQSLEEGLLVNAQYIPAQPQTVRLHKGTRSIKILKSSLAKHRSHLVPVLENGPQAGREKSKPAGKKCRFPDDLDTNKKPKKATSRGKKSGHLQPEASLLSRPPGAPKSVVRPHGHGREPVVAKPKHKRADYRRWKLSAEVSYEEALRRARRNRREALGVYSQAPPPYVSPYAYVASDSEYSAECESLFHSTVVDTSEDERSNYTTNCFGDSESSLSGVEFVGESATTSDSDESGGLIWSQFVQTLPLQAVAAASELHENAAKAFVKIKASHNLKKKILRFRSGSLKLMTTV